The segment ATTCTTCACCGCTGCTTAATGCCAATTGCTGTGCTTGCTCTTGTGTCGAACAAAAGGCGATTAACTCAGAAGACAAAGGAAGCTGATCGATATAAATTTCAGCTCCAACACCTGAGCGTTTAACTATATGACCTAAATCTGCAATTAAACCATCGGAAATATCTAACGCTGCCGATGCTATGCCGCGCAATGCAATCCCAGCTTCTACCTGTGGCGTCATCATAAAATGACGTTCTTTTAATGCATGAGACAGAGCGAGATCATGACATGGTGTATCTGTTAATAATAACGCTAAACCTGCTGCGCTATCACCTAATTGACCGGTAACATATATTGCATCACCCACCGTTGCCCCACCTCGTGTCAATGCTTCCCCATTAGGAACAAATCCTTGGACTGTTAGAGTAATACTGAGAGGACCTTTGGTTGTATCTCCACCAATAAGTTGAACATTATATTGCTCTGCCAATTGGAAGAAGCCCTCACAAAACTGACTCAGCCAATGCTCATCAAACGTTGGTAATGTTAACGCTAATGAAACCCAAGCAGGCGTTGCGCCCATTGCAGCTAAATCACTTAAATTTGAGGCTAATGCTTTATGTGCGACTAACTTAGGATCAGCATCTTCCAGAAAATGCGTGCCTGCAACTAACGAATCGGTACTGATCGCTAATTGACACCCTTCCGGAACACGAACTAATGCGCAATCATCACCAATAGCAAGATCAACATCTTCTCGCTTAACATTCTGGTGTTCAAAGTACCGCCCAATTAAATCAAATTCACCTTGTGCCATAACCGTTCAACTCATCCATTAACAGCCACCATTATAATGCGCTTACCTTTACGATTGCTTCATATCAATACAATAGATAAAAAAAAAGCCAGCTAGGCTGACTTCTTTTATCTACTTTCGTTACTTCGAAAATTACTTTTCTTTACGAAGTGTTGGTGCAGCTTTATCAAGTACACCATTAACGAACTTGTGGCTATCTTCCGCACCGAATAGCTTAGCTAATTCGATTGCTTCGTTAATAACAACTTTAAATGGTACGTCTTCACGCTTAACCATTTCGTACATTGCAAGACGAAGTAGCGCAAGTTCCATCTGATCAAGATCCTGTAGCGGACGAGATAAGTATGGACGCATCTTGCTATCAAGTTCTTGGTGGCTTAGTACTACGCCTGTGAACAGATCACGGAAGTAGCTAACATCAGTATGTGGTGCAGCAAGAACTGGCGCATCAGCTTGATGTTCTTCTTCTTCAAACTTATCGCCAGAAAGAAAATGTTGCTCAATATCAGCAACATTACCTTTCGTAAGTTGCCAAGAGTAAATA is part of the Photobacterium angustum genome and harbors:
- the thiL gene encoding thiamine-phosphate kinase, whose amino-acid sequence is MAQGEFDLIGRYFEHQNVKREDVDLAIGDDCALVRVPEGCQLAISTDSLVAGTHFLEDADPKLVAHKALASNLSDLAAMGATPAWVSLALTLPTFDEHWLSQFCEGFFQLAEQYNVQLIGGDTTKGPLSITLTVQGFVPNGEALTRGGATVGDAIYVTGQLGDSAAGLALLLTDTPCHDLALSHALKERHFMMTPQVEAGIALRGIASAALDISDGLIADLGHIVKRSGVGAEIYIDQLPLSSELIAFCSTQEQAQQLALSSGEEYQLCFTVPKHQCIEIESLMMAKGIQVSRIGQLTQSNGIVLLQQGNPIDWQVSGWDHFVSSNK
- the nusB gene encoding transcription antitermination factor NusB, whose amino-acid sequence is MGVTVKPAARRNARQFAVQAIYSWQLTKGNVADIEQHFLSGDKFEEEEHQADAPVLAAPHTDVSYFRDLFTGVVLSHQELDSKMRPYLSRPLQDLDQMELALLRLAMYEMVKREDVPFKVVINEAIELAKLFGAEDSHKFVNGVLDKAAPTLRKEK